The Streptomyces sp. NBC_01353 genome contains a region encoding:
- a CDS encoding roadblock/LC7 domain-containing protein gives MTAPNAAATNTSGNANGELNWLLDELVQRVGSIRKALVLSSDGLSTGASAELTREDGEHLAAVASGFHSLAKGVGRHFEAGRVRQTVVELEEAFLFVTAAGDGSCLAVLADADSDVGQVAYEMTLMVKRVGVHLGTAPRSGPSAGG, from the coding sequence ATGACCGCACCGAACGCCGCAGCAACCAACACCTCCGGAAACGCCAACGGCGAGCTGAACTGGCTCCTCGACGAGCTGGTCCAGCGGGTCGGATCCATCCGCAAGGCTCTGGTGCTCTCCAGCGACGGACTCTCCACCGGTGCCTCCGCGGAGCTGACCCGCGAGGACGGCGAGCACCTCGCCGCCGTCGCTTCCGGCTTCCACAGCCTCGCCAAGGGCGTCGGCCGCCACTTCGAGGCGGGCAGGGTCCGCCAGACCGTCGTGGAGCTGGAGGAGGCGTTCCTCTTCGTCACGGCGGCCGGCGACGGCAGCTGCCTCGCCGTCCTGGCGGACGCCGACTCGGACGTCGGCCAGGTCGCCTACGAGATGACACTGATGGTCAAGCGGGTCGGCGTCCACCTCGGGACGGCCCCGCGCTCCGGGCCGTCCGCCGGAGGGTGA
- a CDS encoding lipid-transfer protein: protein MNDIAVLGAGMHPWGKWGRSFVEYGTAAARAALADAGLGWQDIGSVVGADTMRCGYPGYVAGATFAQALGWQGARVTSVYAACASGAQAVGAARAQILAGLADVVLVVGADAAPKGFFAPAGGERPDDPDWLRFRVLGATNPAYFGLYARRRMALYGDTVDDFAQVKVKNAAAGALNPLARYRKAVTAEEVAASAVVADPLRLLDICATSDGGAALVLSSMEFARRRGHPDPVRIRAVSTVTPTYPKAVLDLPDIATDSAVAVSPAPDSFRASIARAAYEEAGIGPEDLSLAEVYDLSTALELEWYEDIGLCAAGEGAKLVREGVTALGGRVPVNTSGGLGSFGEAVPAQAIAQVCELTWQLRGMAGGRQVDGARTGITANQGLFGHGSAVVAVR from the coding sequence TACTGGGGGCCGGGATGCACCCCTGGGGCAAGTGGGGCCGCAGCTTCGTCGAGTACGGGACCGCGGCGGCCCGCGCCGCGCTCGCGGACGCCGGGCTGGGCTGGCAGGACATCGGTTCGGTGGTCGGCGCCGACACCATGCGGTGCGGGTATCCGGGGTACGTGGCGGGGGCGACCTTCGCCCAGGCGCTGGGCTGGCAGGGGGCGCGCGTCACGAGCGTGTACGCGGCCTGCGCCTCCGGGGCACAGGCCGTCGGCGCCGCGCGGGCCCAGATCCTCGCCGGACTTGCAGACGTGGTCCTCGTCGTCGGCGCGGACGCGGCGCCCAAGGGCTTCTTCGCCCCGGCGGGCGGGGAACGGCCCGACGATCCCGACTGGCTGCGCTTCCGGGTCCTCGGGGCGACCAACCCCGCGTACTTCGGGCTCTACGCACGACGCCGGATGGCCCTGTACGGCGACACGGTGGACGACTTCGCCCAGGTCAAGGTGAAGAACGCGGCGGCGGGCGCGCTCAATCCCCTCGCCCGGTACCGCAAGGCGGTGACTGCCGAGGAGGTGGCCGCCTCCGCCGTCGTCGCCGATCCGCTCCGGCTGCTCGACATCTGCGCGACCTCGGACGGAGGCGCGGCCCTGGTGCTCTCCAGCATGGAGTTCGCCCGCCGGCGGGGGCACCCGGACCCCGTCCGTATCCGGGCGGTCTCCACCGTCACACCGACGTACCCCAAGGCCGTCCTCGACCTGCCGGACATCGCGACCGACTCGGCCGTGGCGGTCTCCCCCGCGCCGGACAGCTTCCGGGCGTCGATCGCGCGGGCCGCGTACGAGGAGGCGGGGATCGGGCCCGAGGACCTGTCGCTGGCGGAGGTGTACGACCTGTCCACCGCGTTGGAGTTGGAGTGGTACGAGGACATCGGTCTGTGCGCGGCCGGTGAGGGAGCGAAGCTGGTACGGGAGGGGGTCACGGCGCTCGGTGGCCGCGTCCCGGTCAACACCAGCGGGGGCCTGGGGTCCTTCGGTGAGGCCGTGCCCGCCCAGGCCATCGCGCAGGTCTGTGAGCTCACCTGGCAGCTGCGGGGCATGGCCGGCGGCCGTCAGGTGGACGGCGCGCGGACCGGGATCACCGCGAACCAGGGGCTGTTCGGGCACGGGTCGGCGGTGGTGGCGGTGCGCTGA
- a CDS encoding DUF742 domain-containing protein, whose product MTDGTTDGTIDAAPRERAQAPAHHWFDDEAGPVVRPYAMTRGRTSAATRHRLDLIAVVVPEPAADDPGRDQTLSPEHVEIVERCSDAPQSIAELAAGLDLPVGVVRVLVGDLVEDELVHVTRPVPPAELPDVSILREVINGLRAL is encoded by the coding sequence ATGACTGACGGCACGACCGACGGCACGATCGACGCGGCCCCGCGGGAGCGCGCGCAGGCCCCGGCCCACCACTGGTTCGACGACGAAGCCGGGCCGGTGGTCCGTCCGTACGCGATGACCCGCGGCCGGACCAGCGCCGCGACCCGTCACCGCCTCGACCTGATCGCCGTGGTGGTGCCCGAGCCCGCCGCGGACGATCCCGGCCGCGACCAGACGCTCTCCCCGGAACACGTGGAGATCGTCGAGCGCTGCTCGGACGCACCGCAGTCGATCGCCGAGCTCGCCGCCGGACTCGACCTCCCCGTCGGGGTCGTCCGCGTCCTCGTCGGTGATCTCGTCGAGGACGAACTCGTCCATGTGACCCGCCCCGTTCCGCCGGCCGAGCTGCCGGACGTGAGCATTCTCCGCGAGGTGATCAATGGCCTTCGGGCGCTCTAG
- a CDS encoding nitrate- and nitrite sensing domain-containing protein, whose translation MRFRGKSIRRKIVALLLVPLVSLTGLWGFATVLTGREADQLLDVGYIVEKVGYPIEDTARVIQKERRQSLIYLADPRASDSLTTLREQREATDRQIALIRRNAADSGVREEMRPLASQRLESLLTALDGLDALRRSVENRSIGRMQALDFYNRLVDPCYSFLMTLHALENVEMDKQGRALVGITRGREALSREDALIVSALISERVTAQELRAISDLVAQRKQFYEVNLEVLPTVEREKFERYWGSPDTEPLRRAEEDLIAAGPTKNPRAISAERWEERANPVLEDLARENTAAGDRYQERVQPAAYSVLLKAGIAGVLGFLALLVSVVVSVRIGRELVRDLRRLRKEAQEVSGVRLPSVMRRLAAGEHVDVETEVPQLRYEQDEVGQVGQALNTLQRAAVEAAVKQADMRRGVAEVFVNLARRNQVLLHRQLTLLDTMERRTEDTEELADLFRLDHMTTRMRRHAEGLVILSGAAPSRQWRKPVQLMDVVRAAVAEVEDYERVEVRRLPRLGVGGPAVADLTHLIAELLENATVFSPPHTAVQVLGERVANGFTLEIHDRGLGMNPDALLDANLRLAETPEFELSDTDRLGLFVVSRLAQRQNVRVSLQPSPYGGTTAVVFIPAALLTDAPETQGAGFRLDRKSLDRGLADREKGEQPGRRPALTQVQGGAPRATGATRSAASSLLDGPLDGPVELEPPLGTSGFEELLDPSAADLEDTESERGGLFRPRDHRRGLTSAPGAEQHQQTPDQTPEPSYDRTSERGPVPLPRRRPPTLVVDHGRRIDEPGRAHPSAAQEPTGPKGTPRTLVPVPPNGPVPPVGPVPPVGPVASNGPVAPNGAVPSDGPAPFGGLPRRVRQASLARQLRETGGRDDDKTSTGTTASAGTDFERDAEEVRSRMASMQRGWQRGRRQNAEPPAPGTTPEGDGR comes from the coding sequence ATGCGCTTTCGCGGGAAGTCCATCCGCCGGAAGATCGTGGCGTTGTTGCTGGTGCCGCTCGTGTCTCTCACCGGCCTCTGGGGCTTCGCGACGGTACTCACCGGCCGCGAGGCCGACCAACTCCTCGACGTCGGCTACATCGTCGAGAAGGTCGGCTACCCCATCGAGGACACCGCGCGCGTCATCCAGAAGGAGCGCCGCCAGTCCCTGATCTATCTGGCCGATCCGCGTGCCTCCGACTCCCTCACCACCCTGCGCGAGCAGCGCGAGGCCACCGACCGTCAGATCGCCCTCATCCGGCGGAACGCAGCGGACTCCGGCGTACGGGAGGAGATGCGGCCCCTCGCCTCGCAGCGACTCGAATCGCTCCTGACGGCGCTGGACGGCCTCGACGCGCTACGCCGCTCCGTGGAGAACCGCAGCATCGGCCGTATGCAGGCCCTCGACTTCTACAACCGCCTGGTCGACCCCTGTTACAGCTTCCTCATGACCCTCCACGCACTCGAGAACGTGGAGATGGACAAGCAGGGCCGCGCCCTCGTCGGCATCACGCGCGGCCGCGAAGCGCTCTCCCGCGAGGACGCACTGATCGTCTCCGCACTCATCTCCGAGCGCGTCACGGCCCAGGAGCTCCGCGCGATCAGCGATCTCGTCGCCCAGCGCAAGCAGTTCTACGAGGTGAACCTCGAAGTGCTGCCCACGGTCGAGCGCGAGAAGTTCGAGCGCTACTGGGGCAGTCCCGACACCGAGCCGCTGCGCCGCGCCGAAGAGGACCTGATCGCCGCCGGTCCCACCAAGAACCCGCGCGCCATCAGCGCGGAGCGATGGGAGGAGCGGGCGAACCCGGTCCTCGAGGACCTGGCGCGGGAGAACACCGCCGCGGGCGACCGCTACCAGGAGCGCGTCCAGCCCGCCGCCTACAGCGTGCTGCTCAAGGCAGGCATCGCCGGTGTCCTCGGCTTCCTCGCCCTGCTCGTCTCCGTAGTCGTCTCCGTACGCATCGGCCGCGAACTCGTCCGCGACCTGCGCCGGCTGCGCAAGGAGGCCCAGGAGGTCTCCGGCGTACGCCTGCCCAGCGTCATGCGCCGCCTTGCCGCCGGCGAACACGTCGACGTCGAGACCGAGGTGCCGCAGCTGCGGTACGAGCAGGACGAGGTCGGCCAGGTCGGCCAGGCCCTCAACACCCTCCAGCGCGCCGCCGTCGAGGCCGCCGTGAAGCAGGCCGACATGCGCCGCGGCGTCGCCGAGGTCTTCGTCAACCTCGCGCGCCGCAACCAGGTGCTGCTGCACCGCCAGCTCACCCTCCTCGACACCATGGAACGGCGCACCGAGGACACCGAGGAACTGGCCGACCTGTTCAGGCTCGACCACATGACCACGCGCATGCGCCGTCACGCCGAGGGCCTGGTGATCCTCTCCGGCGCCGCCCCCTCCCGCCAGTGGCGCAAGCCCGTCCAGCTGATGGACGTCGTACGCGCTGCGGTCGCCGAGGTCGAGGACTACGAGCGCGTCGAGGTGCGCCGCCTGCCCCGCCTCGGCGTGGGCGGCCCCGCCGTCGCCGACCTCACCCACCTCATCGCGGAACTCCTGGAGAACGCCACGGTGTTCTCGCCCCCGCACACCGCCGTCCAGGTGCTGGGCGAGCGGGTCGCCAACGGCTTCACCCTGGAGATCCACGACCGCGGCCTCGGCATGAACCCCGACGCCCTGCTCGACGCGAACCTCCGGCTGGCCGAGACCCCCGAGTTCGAGCTCTCCGACACCGACCGCCTCGGCCTCTTCGTGGTCAGCCGGCTCGCCCAGCGCCAGAACGTCCGTGTCTCGCTGCAGCCTTCGCCGTACGGGGGGACCACCGCGGTCGTCTTCATCCCGGCCGCGCTGCTCACCGACGCGCCCGAGACTCAGGGCGCCGGCTTCCGTCTGGACCGTAAGAGCCTCGACCGTGGGCTCGCGGACCGCGAGAAGGGCGAGCAGCCGGGGCGGCGTCCCGCCCTCACCCAGGTGCAGGGCGGCGCGCCCCGGGCCACCGGGGCGACGCGCTCCGCGGCCTCCTCACTCCTGGACGGCCCGCTCGACGGGCCCGTCGAGCTCGAACCACCCCTCGGAACCTCCGGCTTCGAGGAACTGCTCGACCCGTCCGCGGCGGACCTGGAGGACACCGAGAGCGAGCGCGGTGGCCTCTTCCGACCGCGTGACCACCGCCGCGGCCTCACCTCGGCCCCGGGCGCCGAGCAGCATCAGCAGACCCCGGACCAGACGCCGGAGCCGTCGTACGACCGGACGTCCGAGCGCGGCCCCGTGCCACTGCCCCGGCGCCGTCCGCCCACGCTCGTCGTCGACCACGGCCGCAGGATCGACGAGCCGGGCCGCGCCCACCCGTCCGCCGCCCAGGAGCCCACAGGCCCGAAGGGGACACCGCGCACCCTGGTACCCGTACCGCCGAACGGCCCGGTGCCGCCGGTCGGTCCCGTGCCGCCGGTCGGTCCCGTGGCTTCCAACGGCCCGGTAGCGCCGAACGGTGCCGTACCGTCCGACGGCCCCGCGCCGTTCGGCGGACTGCCCCGCCGGGTCCGCCAGGCGAGCCTCGCGCGCCAGCTGCGCGAGACGGGCGGACGCGACGACGACAAGACCTCCACCGGCACCACCGCCTCCGCCGGCACGGACTTCGAGCGCGACGCCGAGGAAGTGCGCAGCCGCATGGCGTCCATGCAGCGCGGCTGGCAGCGCGGACGACGGCAGAACGCCGAACCACCAGCACCAGGAACGACACCCGAGGGGGACGGTCGATGA
- a CDS encoding ATP/GTP-binding protein: protein MAFGRSSHKKPLVEPVTLKILVAGGFGVGKTTLVGAVSEIRPLRTEEILSEAGRPVDDLHGVENKSTTTVAMDFGRITLREDLVLYLFGTPGQDRFWFLWDELAQGALGAVVLADTRRLEDSFAAIDYFERRGIPFTVAVNCFEGAQRFPAESVRGALDLDPEVELLMCDARDRESVKNILVAVVEHALVLADQSATPVAT, encoded by the coding sequence ATGGCCTTCGGGCGCTCTAGCCACAAGAAGCCCCTTGTCGAACCGGTGACGCTGAAGATCCTGGTCGCGGGTGGCTTCGGAGTGGGCAAGACGACGCTGGTCGGCGCCGTCAGCGAGATCAGGCCGCTGCGGACCGAGGAGATCCTGAGCGAGGCCGGCCGGCCCGTCGACGATCTCCACGGGGTCGAGAACAAGTCGACCACCACGGTGGCGATGGACTTCGGGCGGATCACCCTCCGCGAGGACCTCGTCCTCTATCTCTTCGGCACGCCCGGCCAGGACCGATTCTGGTTCCTCTGGGACGAGCTGGCACAGGGTGCGCTCGGGGCGGTCGTCCTGGCGGACACCCGTCGTCTCGAGGACAGCTTCGCGGCGATCGACTACTTCGAGCGGCGCGGCATCCCGTTCACGGTGGCGGTCAACTGCTTTGAGGGCGCCCAGCGGTTCCCGGCGGAGAGCGTGCGTGGGGCACTCGACCTGGACCCCGAGGTCGAGCTGCTGATGTGCGACGCGCGTGACCGGGAGTCCGTGAAGAACATCCTCGTGGCCGTCGTCGAGCACGCTCTCGTCCTGGCGGACCAGAGCGCCACGCCCGTCGCCACCTGA